The Mycolicibacterium flavescens genome has a segment encoding these proteins:
- the clpC_1 gene encoding ATPase with chaperone activity, ATP-binding subunit gives MFERFTDRARRVVVLAQEEARMLNHNYIGTEHILLGLIHEGEGVAAKSLESLGISLEGVRSQVEEIIGQGQQAPSGHIPFTPRAKKVLELSLREALQLGHNYIGTEHILLGLIREGEGVAAQVLVKLGAELTRVRQQVIQLLSGYQGKETAEAGTGGRGGEAGNPSTSLVLDQFGRNLTAAAMEGKLDPVIGREKEIERVMQVLSRRTKNNPVLIGEPGVGKTAVVEGLAQAIVHGDVPETLKDKQLYTLDLGSLVAGSRYRGDFEERLKKVLKEINTRGDIILFIDELHTLVGAGAAEGAIDAASILKPKLARGELQTIGATTLDEYRKYIEKDAALERRFQPVQVGEPTVAHTIEILKGLRDRYEAHHRVSITDGAIAAAATLADRYINDRFLPDKAIDLIDEAGARMRIRRMTAPPDLREFDEKIADARREKESAIDAQDFEKAASLRDKEKQLVAQRAEREKQWRSGDLDVVAEVDDEQIAEVLGNWTGIPVFKLTEEETTRLLRMEEELHKRIIGQEDAVKAVSKAIRRTRAGLKDPKRPSGSFIFAGPSGVGKTELSKALANFLFGDDDALIQIDMGEFHDRFTASRLFGAPPGYVGYEEGGQLTEKVRRKPFSVVLFDEIEKAHQEIYNSLLQVLEDGRLTDGQGRTVDFKNTVLIFTSNLGTSDISKAVGLGFSQGGGDNNYERMKQKVNDELKKHFRPEFLNRIDDIIVFHQLTRDEIIKMVDLMIGRVSTQLKAKDMTMELTDRAKELLAKRGFDPVLGARPLRRTIQREIEDQLSEKILFEEIGPGQLITVDVDNWDGESAGEDAVFTFKGTKRPAPVAEPDLAQAGAAGAAGPAE, from the coding sequence ATGTTTGAGAGATTCACCGACCGTGCCCGCAGGGTCGTCGTCCTGGCTCAAGAAGAGGCCCGGATGCTCAACCACAACTACATCGGCACCGAGCACATCCTGTTGGGACTTATTCACGAGGGTGAGGGCGTAGCGGCCAAGTCGCTGGAGTCGCTGGGCATCTCGCTCGAGGGCGTGCGCAGCCAGGTCGAAGAGATCATCGGCCAGGGCCAGCAGGCGCCGTCGGGCCATATCCCGTTCACCCCGCGCGCCAAGAAGGTGCTGGAGCTGAGCCTCCGCGAGGCGCTGCAACTCGGCCATAACTACATCGGCACCGAGCACATCCTGCTCGGCCTCATCCGTGAGGGCGAGGGCGTCGCAGCCCAGGTGCTCGTGAAGCTGGGCGCCGAGCTCACCCGCGTGCGTCAGCAGGTCATCCAGCTGCTTTCGGGCTACCAGGGCAAGGAGACCGCGGAAGCCGGCACCGGCGGACGCGGCGGCGAGGCGGGCAACCCGTCCACCTCGCTGGTGCTCGACCAGTTCGGCCGCAACCTGACCGCGGCCGCGATGGAGGGCAAGCTCGACCCCGTCATCGGCCGCGAGAAGGAAATCGAGCGGGTGATGCAGGTGCTGAGCCGTCGCACCAAGAACAACCCGGTGCTGATCGGCGAGCCCGGCGTCGGCAAGACCGCCGTCGTCGAGGGCCTGGCGCAGGCCATCGTGCACGGCGACGTGCCCGAGACGCTGAAGGACAAGCAGCTCTACACGCTGGACCTGGGGTCCCTGGTGGCGGGCAGCCGGTACCGCGGCGACTTCGAAGAGCGCCTGAAGAAGGTCCTCAAGGAGATCAACACCCGCGGCGACATCATCCTGTTCATCGACGAGTTGCACACGCTGGTCGGTGCGGGTGCGGCCGAGGGCGCCATCGACGCCGCTTCGATCCTGAAGCCGAAGCTGGCCCGCGGCGAGCTGCAGACCATCGGCGCCACCACGCTCGACGAGTACCGCAAGTACATCGAGAAGGACGCCGCGCTGGAGCGTCGCTTCCAGCCGGTGCAGGTCGGTGAGCCGACCGTCGCGCACACCATCGAGATCCTCAAGGGTCTGCGCGACCGCTACGAGGCGCACCACCGTGTCTCGATCACCGACGGCGCCATTGCCGCGGCGGCCACCCTGGCCGACCGCTACATCAACGATCGGTTCCTGCCGGACAAAGCGATCGACCTGATCGACGAGGCCGGCGCCCGGATGCGCATCCGGCGTATGACCGCGCCGCCAGACCTGCGCGAGTTCGACGAGAAGATCGCCGACGCGCGCCGGGAGAAGGAGTCCGCGATCGACGCGCAGGACTTCGAGAAGGCGGCCAGCCTGCGCGACAAGGAGAAGCAGCTCGTCGCGCAGCGTGCCGAGCGCGAGAAGCAGTGGCGCTCAGGTGATCTCGACGTTGTCGCCGAGGTCGACGACGAGCAGATCGCCGAGGTGCTCGGCAACTGGACCGGCATCCCCGTGTTCAAGCTGACCGAGGAGGAGACCACCCGGCTGCTGCGCATGGAGGAGGAGCTGCACAAGCGGATCATCGGCCAGGAGGACGCCGTCAAGGCGGTCAGCAAGGCGATCCGGCGTACCCGTGCAGGCCTGAAGGACCCGAAGCGGCCGTCCGGTTCGTTCATCTTCGCCGGCCCGTCCGGTGTCGGTAAGACGGAGCTGTCCAAGGCGCTGGCCAACTTCCTGTTCGGCGATGACGACGCGCTCATCCAGATCGACATGGGCGAGTTCCACGACCGGTTCACCGCCTCGCGGCTGTTCGGCGCCCCTCCGGGCTACGTCGGCTACGAGGAGGGTGGCCAGCTCACCGAGAAGGTGCGGCGCAAGCCGTTCTCGGTCGTGCTGTTCGACGAGATCGAGAAGGCCCACCAGGAGATCTACAACAGCCTGTTGCAGGTCCTCGAGGACGGCCGCCTGACCGACGGCCAGGGCCGCACAGTCGACTTCAAGAACACCGTGCTGATCTTCACGTCGAACCTGGGCACGTCCGACATCTCCAAGGCGGTCGGGCTGGGCTTCTCCCAGGGTGGCGGAGACAACAACTACGAGCGGATGAAGCAGAAGGTCAACGACGAGCTGAAGAAGCACTTCCGCCCGGAGTTCCTCAACCGTATCGACGACATCATCGTGTTCCACCAGCTGACCCGCGACGAGATCATCAAGATGGTCGACCTGATGATCGGCCGCGTGTCCACTCAGCTGAAGGCCAAGGACATGACGATGGAGCTGACGGACCGGGCCAAGGAGTTGCTGGCCAAGCGCGGGTTCGATCCGGTGCTCGGCGCGCGGCCGCTGCGGCGCACCATCCAGCGCGAGATCGAGGACCAGCTGTCGGAGAAGATCTTGTTCGAGGAGATCGGCCCCGGCCAGCTCATCACGGTCGACGTCGACAACTGGGACGGCGAAAGCGCCGGAGAGGACGCGGTGTTCACCTTCAAGGGCACCAAGCGGCCGGCTCCGGTGGCCGAGCCGGACCTGGCCCAGGCCGGTGCGGCAGGCGCTGCAGGCCCAGCCGAATAG
- a CDS encoding membrane protein, whose amino-acid sequence MTSPDARKSVAPALDLSATGAAVWLSATTFLALLVLYFIGLDQGATSVFGADNTAIHEFVHDARHLLGFPCH is encoded by the coding sequence ATGACCTCACCCGACGCCCGCAAAAGCGTTGCACCCGCACTCGACCTGTCCGCCACCGGAGCGGCCGTGTGGCTGTCGGCAACCACCTTCCTGGCGCTGTTGGTGCTCTACTTCATCGGCTTGGACCAGGGCGCGACGTCGGTGTTCGGTGCGGACAACACCGCGATCCACGAGTTCGTGCACGACGCTCGCCACCTGCTCGGCTTCCCCTGCCACTGA
- a CDS encoding putative integral membrane protein: MEKQIIWRGLLAGAVAGVLAFVFARIFVEPQIDLAIAYEDGVGAAHEALEHAEGAGHSHGEGGGFERAVQMNIGMGLGVLLFSLAIGAIFAVIFAVAYGRIGNMSARLLSVYVAGGMLLSLYVVPALKYPPSPPALSLDETIRQRTLLYLLTVVLSAALLVGAVYLGRRLAERLGTWNAALAAAGSYIVAVAVVMLVLPSINETPGPLTDDAGNIVYEGFPADVLYEFRLYSLGTQIVMYTTIALVFGAMAARLLEQNRRESIPA; this comes from the coding sequence ATGGAAAAGCAGATCATCTGGCGTGGCCTGCTCGCAGGTGCCGTCGCCGGCGTGCTCGCGTTCGTCTTCGCGCGCATCTTCGTCGAACCGCAGATCGACCTGGCCATCGCCTATGAGGACGGTGTCGGGGCCGCGCACGAGGCGCTGGAACACGCCGAAGGCGCGGGTCATAGCCACGGTGAGGGCGGCGGATTCGAGCGCGCCGTTCAGATGAACATCGGTATGGGGCTGGGCGTATTGCTGTTCAGCCTGGCGATCGGCGCGATCTTCGCGGTGATCTTCGCCGTGGCCTACGGCCGCATCGGCAATATGTCGGCACGCCTGCTGTCGGTGTATGTGGCCGGCGGAATGCTGTTGAGCCTGTACGTCGTTCCCGCCCTGAAGTATCCCCCCAGCCCGCCTGCTCTGAGCCTGGACGAGACCATCCGCCAGCGCACGCTGCTGTACCTGCTGACGGTGGTTTTGTCGGCGGCGCTTCTGGTCGGCGCGGTGTATCTGGGCCGACGGCTGGCCGAACGCCTGGGGACATGGAATGCGGCGCTGGCCGCTGCGGGGTCCTACATCGTCGCGGTGGCGGTCGTGATGCTGGTGCTGCCGAGCATCAACGAGACACCGGGACCGTTGACCGACGACGCCGGAAACATTGTCTACGAGGGCTTCCCGGCGGATGTGCTCTATGAGTTCCGGCTGTACTCGTTGGGCACCCAGATCGTCATGTACACGACGATCGCATTGGTCTTCGGTGCGATGGCCGCGCGGCTGCTCGAACAGAACCGCCGGGAGAGCATCCCTGCGTGA
- a CDS encoding fructose-2,6-bisphosphatase has translation MSEVVRLTLVSHALTDAMSAGRFPTDEPLNPTGHRQVDASINLGVVDAALCGPEKRTRQTAELLGLQAEVEGRLADLDCGRWRGDVLSGVRPADLAIWLTDPTRSPHGGESVVEVVDRVRDWMDSLTDRRSRLVAVTHPAVIRAAILIALDAPPKSFWRIDIAPVSRTVMHFRGHAWTLRSNR, from the coding sequence GTGAGTGAGGTCGTCCGGCTGACGCTCGTATCGCACGCGCTGACCGATGCGATGTCGGCCGGACGATTCCCCACCGACGAGCCGTTGAATCCGACCGGCCATCGGCAGGTCGACGCGTCGATCAACCTCGGCGTCGTCGACGCGGCTCTGTGCGGTCCCGAGAAGCGCACCAGGCAGACCGCCGAACTGCTCGGCCTGCAGGCCGAGGTGGAAGGGCGGTTGGCGGACCTGGACTGCGGCCGGTGGCGCGGCGACGTGCTGAGCGGGGTGCGACCGGCGGATCTAGCGATCTGGCTGACCGACCCCACCCGGTCGCCGCACGGCGGCGAATCGGTTGTCGAGGTGGTCGACCGGGTTCGCGACTGGATGGACTCGTTGACCGACCGTCGCAGCAGGCTCGTCGCCGTGACACATCCGGCGGTGATCCGTGCCGCGATCCTCATCGCGCTGGACGCTCCGCCGAAGTCGTTCTGGCGCATCGACATTGCCCCGGTGAGCCGGACGGTGATGCACTTTCGCGGGCACGCCTGGACGCTGCGGTCGAACCGCTGA
- a CDS encoding putative lipoprotein LpqF, which produces MLTSKGSLIACRALALTVAASLVVAVGGCAEVGPAPADAAYGTPIEINTPQGLRAKQTLDMLNSDWPIGPVGVRTMAEPEKVDEIVAKLDRIWWDRPFKVTDVDIRAGQAEVGVVTSYGVAQEIDLRTNDAGMVDRFDVTLRPPEIDEWSDIDTEITKSGARYSYQVSKVVADQSKCDVVAGTNTELSLPLASIFKLYVLLAVAEAVKAGTLKWTDPLTVTKRAKAVGSAGLEELPPGSRVSVRTAAQQMISASDNMATDLLIDRLGTGAVERALVLARHHDPASMTPFPTMHEMFSVGWGRPDLREQWRQAVEKGGPQVRAQLLQQTNSRPYEPDPQRTHTPASNFGAEWYGSAADICRVHIALQAAAVGEAAPVKDILSAIPGIDLDGSKWGYIGAKGGNLPGDLTFSWYAVDHTGQPWVVSFQLNWPRYRSPTAAGWLLSIVRQTFDLVPIG; this is translated from the coding sequence GTGCTGACAAGTAAAGGCTCGCTCATCGCGTGCCGGGCGCTCGCGCTGACGGTCGCGGCCTCGTTGGTCGTCGCCGTCGGCGGCTGCGCGGAAGTCGGGCCTGCACCGGCCGACGCCGCGTACGGCACGCCCATCGAGATCAACACACCCCAGGGGCTGCGGGCCAAGCAGACGCTGGACATGCTCAACTCCGACTGGCCGATCGGACCCGTGGGCGTGCGCACGATGGCGGAGCCCGAGAAGGTCGACGAGATCGTCGCCAAGCTCGACCGGATCTGGTGGGACCGGCCGTTCAAGGTGACCGACGTCGACATCCGAGCCGGACAAGCCGAGGTCGGGGTGGTGACGTCGTACGGCGTCGCCCAGGAGATCGACCTTCGCACCAACGACGCCGGCATGGTCGACCGGTTCGATGTGACGCTGCGCCCGCCGGAGATCGACGAATGGTCCGATATCGACACCGAGATCACGAAATCTGGGGCCCGCTACTCGTACCAGGTGTCGAAGGTCGTTGCCGACCAGTCGAAGTGCGATGTGGTGGCCGGAACCAACACCGAATTGTCGTTGCCGTTGGCATCGATCTTCAAGCTCTACGTGCTGCTCGCGGTCGCCGAGGCGGTCAAGGCGGGCACCCTGAAGTGGACCGACCCGCTGACCGTCACGAAACGAGCCAAGGCGGTCGGCTCCGCGGGCCTGGAAGAACTCCCTCCCGGCTCCCGGGTGTCGGTGAGAACCGCTGCGCAGCAGATGATCTCGGCCAGCGACAACATGGCCACCGACCTTCTCATCGACCGTCTGGGGACCGGCGCTGTGGAGCGGGCACTGGTCCTGGCGCGCCATCACGACCCGGCCAGCATGACGCCGTTTCCGACCATGCACGAGATGTTCTCGGTCGGCTGGGGCCGGCCCGATCTGCGCGAGCAGTGGCGCCAAGCGGTCGAAAAGGGTGGTCCGCAAGTCCGGGCGCAACTGCTCCAGCAGACCAATTCCCGCCCGTACGAACCGGATCCGCAGCGCACGCATACCCCGGCGTCGAACTTCGGGGCGGAGTGGTACGGCAGCGCCGCCGACATCTGCCGTGTGCACATCGCGCTGCAGGCCGCCGCCGTGGGTGAGGCCGCGCCGGTGAAGGACATCCTGTCGGCGATACCCGGCATCGATCTCGACGGGTCCAAGTGGGGCTACATCGGCGCCAAGGGTGGAAACCTGCCCGGTGATCTGACGTTCAGCTGGTATGCCGTCGACCACACGGGGCAGCCGTGGGTGGTCAGCTTCCAGTTGAACTGGCCCCGCTACCGCAGCCCCACCGCCGCGGGGTGGTTGTTGTCGATCGTGCGCCAGACCTTCGACCTGGTGCCGATCGGCTGA
- the isdG gene encoding antibiotic biosynthesis monooxygenase, whose amino-acid sequence MRMASQNPVVKINAIEVPPDAGPELEKRFAHRAHAVDNQPGFLGFQLLRPIKGEDRYFVVTQWESEEAFQAWATGPAIEAHKGQQANPVATGASLLEFEVVLDVAGADK is encoded by the coding sequence ATGCGCATGGCAAGCCAGAATCCCGTCGTGAAGATCAACGCGATCGAGGTACCGCCCGATGCCGGTCCCGAACTGGAGAAGCGCTTCGCGCACCGGGCCCACGCCGTCGACAACCAGCCCGGCTTCCTCGGCTTTCAGCTGCTGCGCCCCATCAAGGGCGAGGACCGCTACTTCGTGGTGACGCAGTGGGAGTCCGAGGAGGCGTTCCAGGCCTGGGCGACGGGCCCGGCCATCGAAGCCCACAAGGGCCAGCAGGCCAACCCGGTGGCCACCGGTGCGTCTCTGCTCGAGTTCGAGGTCGTCCTCGACGTTGCGGGTGCTGACAAGTAA
- the bpoC_1 gene encoding putative hydrolase or acyltransferase of alpha/beta superfamily, translating to MQSPGGTRAPLTHRGGRGRPLVLVHGLMGRGSTWSRQLPWLTRLGEVYTYDAPWHRGRDADDVGPISTERFVAELGDAVASIGQPAVMIGHSMGGLHSWCLAATRPDLVEALVVEDMAPDFRGRTTGPWEPWLHALPVEFDSAQRVYDEFGPVAGQYFLEAFDRIPGGWRLHGRTDVWIDIAAEWGTRHYWREWQGVRVPALLIEAGNSVTPPGQMAQMAESGPHTTYLRVPEAGHLVHDDAPQAYRQAVESFLATLSERT from the coding sequence ATGCAGTCACCAGGCGGTACGCGGGCCCCGCTCACCCACCGCGGCGGCAGGGGGCGACCGCTCGTCCTGGTGCACGGGCTGATGGGGCGCGGCAGCACGTGGTCGCGCCAGTTGCCGTGGTTGACCCGGCTGGGTGAGGTCTACACCTACGACGCGCCCTGGCACCGCGGCCGCGACGCCGACGATGTCGGGCCGATCAGCACCGAACGGTTCGTCGCCGAACTCGGCGACGCGGTGGCGAGCATCGGCCAGCCGGCGGTCATGATCGGTCACTCGATGGGCGGTTTGCATTCGTGGTGCCTGGCCGCGACGCGACCCGATCTCGTGGAGGCGTTGGTGGTCGAGGACATGGCACCGGACTTTCGCGGCCGCACCACCGGGCCCTGGGAGCCGTGGCTGCATGCGTTACCGGTCGAATTCGATTCCGCCCAGAGGGTTTACGACGAGTTCGGTCCGGTGGCGGGCCAGTATTTCCTCGAGGCGTTCGATCGCATTCCAGGCGGTTGGCGCTTGCACGGCCGAACGGACGTCTGGATCGATATCGCCGCGGAATGGGGCACCCGCCACTACTGGCGCGAGTGGCAGGGCGTCCGCGTGCCGGCATTGTTGATCGAGGCGGGTAACTCGGTCACCCCGCCGGGACAGATGGCCCAGATGGCGGAGTCCGGCCCGCACACGACGTATCTGCGGGTGCCCGAGGCCGGTCACCTCGTCCACGACGATGCGCCGCAGGCCTATCGGCAGGCGGTCGAGTCGTTTCTAGCGACGCTCTCCGAGCGCACCTGA
- the marA_1 gene encoding transcriptional regulator containing an amidase domain and an AraC-type DNA-binding HTH domain — MSIRSVSTLVLDDLAIFEFGVICEVFGIDRSGDGVPNFDFKVCGPVPGKPLRTSVGATLTPDHGLDDLIGADLVAIPAIGGSQYLPEALAAVRAAAESGSIILTVCSGAFVAGAAGLLDGRKCTTHWMHADELARRYPTAKVDRNVLFVDDGNLITSAGTAAGIDACLHLVRRELGSEVTNKIARRMVVPPQRDGGQRQYIDQPIPVRCSERFAPHLDWILSNLDKPHTVATLAARAHMSARTFARRFVEETGRTPMQWVTDQRVLYARTLLEETDLDVDRIAERSGFGTATLLRHHFRRIIGVTPSDYRRRFSCSTCEPEPDTDTEMASA; from the coding sequence ATGTCAATCAGGAGCGTATCGACGCTCGTCCTGGACGATCTGGCGATATTCGAGTTCGGCGTCATCTGCGAAGTCTTCGGCATCGACCGCTCCGGCGACGGCGTCCCCAACTTCGACTTCAAAGTGTGCGGTCCGGTTCCCGGCAAGCCGCTTCGCACCTCCGTCGGCGCGACGCTGACCCCCGACCACGGCCTGGACGACCTGATCGGCGCCGACCTGGTCGCCATCCCGGCGATCGGAGGGTCCCAGTACCTGCCCGAGGCGTTGGCCGCCGTCCGGGCCGCCGCCGAGTCGGGATCGATCATCCTCACCGTGTGTTCGGGAGCGTTCGTCGCAGGCGCCGCCGGTCTCCTCGACGGAAGGAAGTGCACGACGCACTGGATGCACGCCGACGAACTCGCGCGCAGGTACCCGACGGCCAAGGTCGACCGCAACGTGCTGTTCGTCGACGACGGAAACCTGATCACCAGCGCGGGCACGGCAGCAGGTATCGACGCGTGCCTGCACCTGGTCCGGCGTGAGCTGGGCAGCGAGGTCACCAACAAGATCGCGCGCCGCATGGTGGTGCCGCCGCAACGAGACGGTGGTCAACGCCAGTACATCGACCAGCCGATTCCAGTGCGGTGTTCGGAACGCTTTGCGCCGCACCTGGATTGGATACTGAGCAACCTCGACAAGCCGCACACGGTCGCCACCCTGGCCGCCCGCGCGCACATGTCGGCGCGTACTTTCGCCCGCCGGTTCGTGGAGGAGACGGGACGTACCCCGATGCAGTGGGTGACCGACCAACGCGTGTTGTACGCGCGAACCCTGTTGGAGGAGACCGATCTCGACGTCGACCGGATCGCCGAGCGCAGCGGTTTCGGGACAGCGACGCTGTTGCGGCACCACTTCCGCAGGATCATCGGGGTGACACCGTCGGACTACCGCCGCCGGTTCTCATGCAGCACTTGTGAACCCGAGCCCGACACCGATACGGAAATGGCCTCGGCCTGA
- the mutY gene encoding HhH-GPD family protein: MTDIVPQLVDWYDREQRDLPWRRPGVTPWQILVSEFMLQQTPVSRVEPVWLAWVQRWPTPSATAAASAADILRAWGKLGYPRRAKRLHECATVIAEQYDDVVPSDVETLLTLPGVGAYTARAIACFAYRDRVPVVDTNVRRVVTRVVHGRADAASSTRDLADVEALLPETALAPKFSIALMELGATVCTARAPRCGLCPLSTCAWRSRGFPASPSPARRVQRYAGTDRQVRGRLLDVLRDNASPVTRAQLDVAWLSDTAQRDRALDSLLVDGLVEQTADGRFALAGEGG, translated from the coding sequence ATGACCGACATTGTGCCCCAGTTGGTGGATTGGTATGACCGCGAACAGCGAGATCTGCCGTGGCGCCGGCCGGGGGTCACCCCGTGGCAGATCCTGGTCAGCGAATTCATGCTGCAGCAGACGCCGGTCTCACGCGTCGAACCGGTCTGGCTCGCGTGGGTGCAGCGGTGGCCCACACCGTCGGCGACCGCGGCGGCAAGCGCCGCAGACATCCTGCGGGCGTGGGGCAAGCTCGGCTATCCGCGCCGCGCCAAGCGGTTACACGAATGCGCGACGGTGATCGCCGAGCAGTACGACGACGTCGTACCGTCGGACGTCGAGACGCTGCTGACGCTGCCGGGCGTCGGGGCCTACACCGCGCGGGCCATCGCCTGCTTCGCATACCGCGACCGGGTACCGGTGGTCGACACCAACGTTCGGCGGGTGGTAACCCGGGTCGTCCACGGTCGAGCTGACGCGGCGTCGTCAACGCGCGACCTTGCCGATGTCGAGGCTCTTCTGCCCGAAACCGCTCTGGCGCCCAAGTTCTCTATCGCCTTGATGGAGTTGGGCGCGACGGTGTGTACCGCGCGGGCGCCCCGTTGCGGGCTGTGCCCGCTGAGTACGTGCGCGTGGCGGTCTCGGGGCTTCCCTGCGTCGCCTTCGCCGGCACGGCGCGTTCAACGCTATGCGGGCACCGACCGGCAGGTCCGGGGCAGGCTGCTGGATGTCCTGCGGGACAACGCCTCTCCGGTCACCCGAGCGCAGCTGGACGTCGCGTGGCTGTCCGACACCGCACAACGCGACCGCGCGCTGGACTCGCTTCTGGTCGACGGCCTCGTCGAACAGACCGCCGACGGCCGCTTCGCACTCGCCGGTGAAGGCGGCTGA
- a CDS encoding carbonic anhydrase, protein MTAWKALKEGNERFVAGKPLHPSQGVEHRASLAGSQKPTAVVFGCGDSRVAAEIIFDQGLGDMFVVRTAGHVIDSAVLGSIEYAVAVLDVPLIVVLGHDSCGAVKATLGALDEGVVPGGYVRDIVERVMPSILLGRRDGLTRVDEFEARHVSETGAQLLSRSTTVSEQVAAGELAIVGVTYHLADGRVVLRDHLGDIGES, encoded by the coding sequence GTGACCGCGTGGAAAGCACTCAAAGAGGGTAACGAGCGCTTCGTCGCCGGCAAGCCCCTGCATCCCAGCCAAGGCGTCGAGCACCGCGCCAGCCTGGCCGGTTCCCAGAAGCCGACCGCGGTGGTGTTCGGCTGCGGAGACAGCAGGGTCGCCGCCGAGATCATCTTCGACCAGGGGCTCGGCGACATGTTCGTGGTGCGCACCGCCGGGCACGTGATCGATTCGGCGGTGCTGGGCTCGATCGAGTACGCGGTCGCGGTGCTCGACGTGCCGCTGATCGTCGTGCTCGGCCACGACAGCTGCGGGGCGGTGAAGGCAACGCTGGGGGCGCTCGACGAGGGCGTGGTGCCTGGCGGTTATGTCCGCGACATCGTCGAGCGCGTGATGCCGTCGATCCTGTTGGGTCGTCGCGACGGGCTGACCCGCGTCGACGAGTTCGAGGCTCGTCACGTCAGCGAGACCGGCGCCCAACTGCTGTCCCGCTCCACGACCGTCTCCGAACAGGTGGCCGCGGGCGAGCTGGCGATCGTCGGCGTCACCTATCACCTCGCCGACGGCCGGGTGGTGTTGCGGGACCACCTCGGCGACATCGGCGAAAGCTGA
- a CDS encoding membrane protein, with product MTWPYREVVLDLEPHGPLPTQIYWRRRALALGIAVLVIGVIAAIVVVVVKNTGGSETKGADASAPAAAGETTPLPGENPEVKTPVMPPAQDAPPPTPTPTAAVTPPPILNEGDDCPDSTLAVKGITNQPQYVVGEQPKFTMVVTNIGLVGCKRDVGAAVLAAYVYSLDNARLWSNLDCAPSNETLVKAFQPGEQVTTEVTWTGMGSAPGCPLPRQPIGPGTYNLVVQLGNLRSATVPFILAAPQSPEHGQGVAPPPGPVPN from the coding sequence GTGACCTGGCCTTACCGTGAGGTTGTGCTGGATCTGGAACCGCATGGCCCGCTACCGACGCAGATTTACTGGCGTCGCAGGGCACTGGCGTTGGGCATAGCGGTCCTCGTGATCGGCGTGATCGCGGCCATCGTGGTCGTGGTCGTGAAGAACACCGGGGGCTCCGAGACGAAGGGCGCCGACGCGTCCGCCCCCGCTGCGGCAGGCGAAACGACGCCGCTGCCGGGGGAGAACCCCGAGGTGAAGACGCCGGTGATGCCGCCGGCGCAGGACGCACCGCCGCCCACCCCGACACCCACCGCGGCCGTCACACCGCCACCGATCCTCAACGAGGGCGACGACTGCCCCGACTCGACACTGGCGGTCAAGGGCATCACCAACCAACCGCAATACGTCGTCGGTGAGCAGCCCAAGTTCACGATGGTCGTCACCAACATCGGGCTCGTCGGCTGCAAGCGCGACGTCGGCGCCGCGGTGCTGGCCGCCTACGTCTACTCGCTGGACAACGCCCGGCTCTGGTCCAACCTCGATTGTGCGCCGTCGAACGAGACGCTGGTCAAGGCGTTCCAGCCCGGTGAGCAGGTGACCACCGAGGTCACCTGGACGGGCATGGGATCGGCTCCGGGCTGCCCGCTGCCGCGTCAGCCCATCGGGCCGGGCACCTACAACCTCGTCGTCCAGCTGGGCAATCTGCGGTCGGCGACGGTGCCGTTCATCCTCGCCGCGCCGCAGTCGCCGGAGCACGGTCAGGGCGTCGCCCCGCCGCCGGGACCCGTCCCCAACTGA